A region of Apus apus isolate bApuApu2 chromosome 14, bApuApu2.pri.cur, whole genome shotgun sequence DNA encodes the following proteins:
- the GGA2 gene encoding ADP-ribosylation factor-binding protein GGA2 isoform X1, translating into MAGTGELEQWLNKATDPSIPEENWECIQKFCEQVKTEAEGPSLALRLLAHKIQSPQEMEALHALTVLETCVNNCGERFHNEIAKFRFLNELIKVLSPKYYGTWSSEKVKSRVTEVIFSWTVWFPQEVKIRDAYQMLKKQGIVKEDPKVPEDKILPPPSPRPQNSIFDTVEEKSKLLARLLKSSHPADLQAANRLIKSIIREEQEKSAKVSRRVDTIREVSENAKQMDELLEKYKRQELSKSDQETLETLFQRCEKLRPLLFRLASETVEDDEALAEILQANDKLTQVLRQYRQVVASPEDGGGGGSATSSADAPACQPVPQHVRSYTLIDFSELEVTSQCPVDQFANTTTTSQQGSTTSTCLLNEELKALGLSNSPVVQKPPPDFGLAEAAAHNGHGETISAVQTWGLQESWEESCAEEGGFQGLADQLSPPSRTHTLSLDLSPMKLPCPDLPSSSMADTSFSSLGSELKPAASLHPASHDASLENLFVPLIEITPSSVCPLTVYDRNGFKAMLHFSRDLAPGRPDVLVMVLSMLSTSAQPIKDIVFQAAVPKTMKIKLQPASGSELPAFNPLLPPAVVSQVLLLANPHKDPIRLRYKLAFRQGVQPFREAGELTGFPEAELWGRS; encoded by the exons ATGGCTGGCACCGGGGAGCTGGAGCAGTGGCTCA ATAAAGCCACTGACCCAAGTATCCCCGAGGAAAACTGGGAGTGCATCCAGAAGTTCTGTGAGCAGGTGAAGACCGAGGCAGAAGG CCCATCCCTTGCATTGCGGCTGCTGGCACATAAAATACAGTCACCTCAGGAGATGGAAGCTCTCCATGCTCTCACA gtgCTAGAGACCTGTGTGAACAACTGTGGTGAAAGATTTCACAATGAAATAGCAAAATTCAGGTTCTTGAATGAGCTGATTAAAGTGCTTTCTCCAAAG tactATGGAACCTGGTCTTCAGAAAAAGTCAAGTCAAGAGTTACAGAAGTAATATTCAGTTGGACAGTCTGGTTTCCTCAGGAAGTTAAAATCCGGGATGCTTATCAGATGCTGAAGAAACAAG GGATTGTAAAAGAAGACCCCAAAGTGCCAGAAGACAAAATTTTACCTCCCCCTTCTCCAAGACCTCAGAATTCAATTTTTGACACAGTTGAAGAGAAATCAAAG CTCTTGGCAAGGCTTCTGAAGAGCAGCCACCCTGCAGACCTGCAGGCTGCCAACCGTCTGATCAAGAGCATCATCAGAGAG GAACAAGAAAAGTCAGCCAAGGTGTCCAGAAGAGTGGATACCATCCGTGAGGTTTCTGAGAATGCTAAACAGATGGATGAATTGCTGGAAAAATACAAGAGACAAGAATTATCCAAATCCGACCAGGAGACCCTAGAG ACTCTGTTTCAGCGCTGTGAGAAGCTCCGGCCGCTGCTCTTCCGCCTGGCCAGCGAGACAGTCGAGGACGACGAGGCTCTAG ctgagatCCTGCAGGCCAATGACAAGCTCACACAGGTGCTCAGACAGTACAGGCAGGTTGTAGCCAGCCCTGAAGATGGTGGTGGAGGAGGTtcagccaccagctctgctgatgcACCAG CCTGCCAGCCAGTCCCACAGCACGTGAGGAGCTACACACTGATTGACTTCTCAGAACTGGAGGTGACATCCCAGTGTCCTGTAGATCAGTTTGCAAACACAACCACCAcctcccagcagggcagcaccacCTCCACCTGTCTACTCAATGAGGAGCTGAAGGCTTTAG GTCTCAGCAACTCTCCTGTTGTACAGAAGCCACCGCCTGATTTTGGCTTAGCAGAG GCTGCTGCACACAATGGACATGGTGAAACCATAAGTGCTGTTCAGACATGGGgactgcaggagagctgggaggagagctGTGCAGAGGAGGGTGGATTCCAGGGCCTGGCTGATCAGCTCTCTCCACCGTCCAGGACACACACATTATCCTT ggaTTTATCACCAATGAAATTGCCCTGTCCAGACCTTCCAAGTAGCTCAATGGCAGACACTTCATTCTCCAGCTTAGGCTCTGAGCTGAAGCCTGCTGCCTCTTTGCATCCAGCTTCCCATGATGCTTCTCTAGAAAACCTTTTTGTCCCTTTAATTGAAATTACACCAA GCAGTGTCTGTCCACTCACGGTGTATGACAGGAATGGTTTCAAGGCTATGCTCCACTTCTCCAGAGACCTGGCTCCTGGCCGACCAGATGTGCTGGTGATGGTTCTTTCCATGCTGAGCACATCAGCTCAACCAATTAAGGACATAGTGTTCCAAGCTGCAGTCCCAAAG accATGAAAATAAAGTTACAGCCAGCATCTGGCTCTGAGCTGCCTGCCTTCAACCCCCTTCTGCCCCCAGCAGTGGTATCCCAGGTCCTGCTGCTTGCCAATCCACACAAG GATCCCATCCGACTGAGGTACAAGCTGGCCTTCAGGCAAGGTGTGCAGCCCTTcagggaggctggagagctgacTGGCTTcccagaagcagagctgtggggcaggagctga
- the GGA2 gene encoding ADP-ribosylation factor-binding protein GGA2 isoform X2, whose protein sequence is MIYRTLVVEMVEERDARSCPEPLLCFLMLCPQTLVLWLLSSLLPPAKGQPGFGSCSTGRISLGSSRGAGLQQHFSTGSCATRYTVDNTYYGTWSSEKVKSRVTEVIFSWTVWFPQEVKIRDAYQMLKKQGIVKEDPKVPEDKILPPPSPRPQNSIFDTVEEKSKLLARLLKSSHPADLQAANRLIKSIIREEQEKSAKVSRRVDTIREVSENAKQMDELLEKYKRQELSKSDQETLETLFQRCEKLRPLLFRLASETVEDDEALAEILQANDKLTQVLRQYRQVVASPEDGGGGGSATSSADAPACQPVPQHVRSYTLIDFSELEVTSQCPVDQFANTTTTSQQGSTTSTCLLNEELKALGLSNSPVVQKPPPDFGLAEAAAHNGHGETISAVQTWGLQESWEESCAEEGGFQGLADQLSPPSRTHTLSLDLSPMKLPCPDLPSSSMADTSFSSLGSELKPAASLHPASHDASLENLFVPLIEITPSSVCPLTVYDRNGFKAMLHFSRDLAPGRPDVLVMVLSMLSTSAQPIKDIVFQAAVPKTMKIKLQPASGSELPAFNPLLPPAVVSQVLLLANPHKDPIRLRYKLAFRQGVQPFREAGELTGFPEAELWGRS, encoded by the exons ATGATTTACAGAACTTTGGTTGTGGAAATGGTGGAGGAGAGGGATGCCAGGAGCTGCCCAGAGCCTCTCCTGTGTTTTCTTATGCTCTGTCCTCAAACCCttgtgctgtggctgctctcCTCCTTGCTTCCTCCTGCCAAAGGTCAGCCTGGGTTTGGGTCCTGTTCAACAGGCAGGATCAGCTTAGGTagcagcaggggagctggacttcagcagcatttcagcactGGTTCCTGTGCCACAAGATACACCGTTGACAACACT tactATGGAACCTGGTCTTCAGAAAAAGTCAAGTCAAGAGTTACAGAAGTAATATTCAGTTGGACAGTCTGGTTTCCTCAGGAAGTTAAAATCCGGGATGCTTATCAGATGCTGAAGAAACAAG GGATTGTAAAAGAAGACCCCAAAGTGCCAGAAGACAAAATTTTACCTCCCCCTTCTCCAAGACCTCAGAATTCAATTTTTGACACAGTTGAAGAGAAATCAAAG CTCTTGGCAAGGCTTCTGAAGAGCAGCCACCCTGCAGACCTGCAGGCTGCCAACCGTCTGATCAAGAGCATCATCAGAGAG GAACAAGAAAAGTCAGCCAAGGTGTCCAGAAGAGTGGATACCATCCGTGAGGTTTCTGAGAATGCTAAACAGATGGATGAATTGCTGGAAAAATACAAGAGACAAGAATTATCCAAATCCGACCAGGAGACCCTAGAG ACTCTGTTTCAGCGCTGTGAGAAGCTCCGGCCGCTGCTCTTCCGCCTGGCCAGCGAGACAGTCGAGGACGACGAGGCTCTAG ctgagatCCTGCAGGCCAATGACAAGCTCACACAGGTGCTCAGACAGTACAGGCAGGTTGTAGCCAGCCCTGAAGATGGTGGTGGAGGAGGTtcagccaccagctctgctgatgcACCAG CCTGCCAGCCAGTCCCACAGCACGTGAGGAGCTACACACTGATTGACTTCTCAGAACTGGAGGTGACATCCCAGTGTCCTGTAGATCAGTTTGCAAACACAACCACCAcctcccagcagggcagcaccacCTCCACCTGTCTACTCAATGAGGAGCTGAAGGCTTTAG GTCTCAGCAACTCTCCTGTTGTACAGAAGCCACCGCCTGATTTTGGCTTAGCAGAG GCTGCTGCACACAATGGACATGGTGAAACCATAAGTGCTGTTCAGACATGGGgactgcaggagagctgggaggagagctGTGCAGAGGAGGGTGGATTCCAGGGCCTGGCTGATCAGCTCTCTCCACCGTCCAGGACACACACATTATCCTT ggaTTTATCACCAATGAAATTGCCCTGTCCAGACCTTCCAAGTAGCTCAATGGCAGACACTTCATTCTCCAGCTTAGGCTCTGAGCTGAAGCCTGCTGCCTCTTTGCATCCAGCTTCCCATGATGCTTCTCTAGAAAACCTTTTTGTCCCTTTAATTGAAATTACACCAA GCAGTGTCTGTCCACTCACGGTGTATGACAGGAATGGTTTCAAGGCTATGCTCCACTTCTCCAGAGACCTGGCTCCTGGCCGACCAGATGTGCTGGTGATGGTTCTTTCCATGCTGAGCACATCAGCTCAACCAATTAAGGACATAGTGTTCCAAGCTGCAGTCCCAAAG accATGAAAATAAAGTTACAGCCAGCATCTGGCTCTGAGCTGCCTGCCTTCAACCCCCTTCTGCCCCCAGCAGTGGTATCCCAGGTCCTGCTGCTTGCCAATCCACACAAG GATCCCATCCGACTGAGGTACAAGCTGGCCTTCAGGCAAGGTGTGCAGCCCTTcagggaggctggagagctgacTGGCTTcccagaagcagagctgtggggcaggagctga
- the GGA2 gene encoding ADP-ribosylation factor-binding protein GGA2 isoform X4 — translation MAGTGELEQWLNKATDPSIPEENWECIQKFCEQVKTEAEGPSLALRLLAHKIQSPQEMEALHALTVLETCVNNCGERFHNEIAKFRFLNELIKVLSPKYYGTWSSEKVKSRVTEVIFSWTVWFPQEVKIRDAYQMLKKQGIVKEDPKVPEDKILPPPSPRPQNSIFDTVEEKSKLLARLLKSSHPADLQAANRLIKSIIREEQEKSAKVSRRVDTIREVSENAKQMDELLEKYKRQELSKSDQETLETLFQRCEKLRPLLFRLASETVEDDEALAEILQANDKLTQVLRQYRQVVASPEDGGGGGSATSSADAPACQPVPQHVRSYTLIDFSELEVTSQCPVDQFANTTTTSQQGSTTSTCLLNEELKALGLSNSPVVQKPPPDFGLAEAAAHNGHGETISAVQTWGLQESWEESCAEEGGFQGLADQLSPPSRTHTLSLDLSPMKLPCPDLPSSSMADTSFSSLGSELKPAASLHPASHDASLENLFVPLIEITPSSVCPLTVYDRNGFKAMLHFSRDLAPGRPDVLVMVLSMLSTSAQPIKDIVFQAAVPKDPIRLRYKLAFRQGVQPFREAGELTGFPEAELWGRS, via the exons ATGGCTGGCACCGGGGAGCTGGAGCAGTGGCTCA ATAAAGCCACTGACCCAAGTATCCCCGAGGAAAACTGGGAGTGCATCCAGAAGTTCTGTGAGCAGGTGAAGACCGAGGCAGAAGG CCCATCCCTTGCATTGCGGCTGCTGGCACATAAAATACAGTCACCTCAGGAGATGGAAGCTCTCCATGCTCTCACA gtgCTAGAGACCTGTGTGAACAACTGTGGTGAAAGATTTCACAATGAAATAGCAAAATTCAGGTTCTTGAATGAGCTGATTAAAGTGCTTTCTCCAAAG tactATGGAACCTGGTCTTCAGAAAAAGTCAAGTCAAGAGTTACAGAAGTAATATTCAGTTGGACAGTCTGGTTTCCTCAGGAAGTTAAAATCCGGGATGCTTATCAGATGCTGAAGAAACAAG GGATTGTAAAAGAAGACCCCAAAGTGCCAGAAGACAAAATTTTACCTCCCCCTTCTCCAAGACCTCAGAATTCAATTTTTGACACAGTTGAAGAGAAATCAAAG CTCTTGGCAAGGCTTCTGAAGAGCAGCCACCCTGCAGACCTGCAGGCTGCCAACCGTCTGATCAAGAGCATCATCAGAGAG GAACAAGAAAAGTCAGCCAAGGTGTCCAGAAGAGTGGATACCATCCGTGAGGTTTCTGAGAATGCTAAACAGATGGATGAATTGCTGGAAAAATACAAGAGACAAGAATTATCCAAATCCGACCAGGAGACCCTAGAG ACTCTGTTTCAGCGCTGTGAGAAGCTCCGGCCGCTGCTCTTCCGCCTGGCCAGCGAGACAGTCGAGGACGACGAGGCTCTAG ctgagatCCTGCAGGCCAATGACAAGCTCACACAGGTGCTCAGACAGTACAGGCAGGTTGTAGCCAGCCCTGAAGATGGTGGTGGAGGAGGTtcagccaccagctctgctgatgcACCAG CCTGCCAGCCAGTCCCACAGCACGTGAGGAGCTACACACTGATTGACTTCTCAGAACTGGAGGTGACATCCCAGTGTCCTGTAGATCAGTTTGCAAACACAACCACCAcctcccagcagggcagcaccacCTCCACCTGTCTACTCAATGAGGAGCTGAAGGCTTTAG GTCTCAGCAACTCTCCTGTTGTACAGAAGCCACCGCCTGATTTTGGCTTAGCAGAG GCTGCTGCACACAATGGACATGGTGAAACCATAAGTGCTGTTCAGACATGGGgactgcaggagagctgggaggagagctGTGCAGAGGAGGGTGGATTCCAGGGCCTGGCTGATCAGCTCTCTCCACCGTCCAGGACACACACATTATCCTT ggaTTTATCACCAATGAAATTGCCCTGTCCAGACCTTCCAAGTAGCTCAATGGCAGACACTTCATTCTCCAGCTTAGGCTCTGAGCTGAAGCCTGCTGCCTCTTTGCATCCAGCTTCCCATGATGCTTCTCTAGAAAACCTTTTTGTCCCTTTAATTGAAATTACACCAA GCAGTGTCTGTCCACTCACGGTGTATGACAGGAATGGTTTCAAGGCTATGCTCCACTTCTCCAGAGACCTGGCTCCTGGCCGACCAGATGTGCTGGTGATGGTTCTTTCCATGCTGAGCACATCAGCTCAACCAATTAAGGACATAGTGTTCCAAGCTGCAGTCCCAAAG GATCCCATCCGACTGAGGTACAAGCTGGCCTTCAGGCAAGGTGTGCAGCCCTTcagggaggctggagagctgacTGGCTTcccagaagcagagctgtggggcaggagctga
- the GGA2 gene encoding ADP-ribosylation factor-binding protein GGA2 isoform X3, producing the protein MAGTGELEQWLNKATDPSIPEENWECIQKFCEQVKTEAEGPSLALRLLAHKIQSPQEMEALHALTYYGTWSSEKVKSRVTEVIFSWTVWFPQEVKIRDAYQMLKKQGIVKEDPKVPEDKILPPPSPRPQNSIFDTVEEKSKLLARLLKSSHPADLQAANRLIKSIIREEQEKSAKVSRRVDTIREVSENAKQMDELLEKYKRQELSKSDQETLETLFQRCEKLRPLLFRLASETVEDDEALAEILQANDKLTQVLRQYRQVVASPEDGGGGGSATSSADAPACQPVPQHVRSYTLIDFSELEVTSQCPVDQFANTTTTSQQGSTTSTCLLNEELKALGLSNSPVVQKPPPDFGLAEAAAHNGHGETISAVQTWGLQESWEESCAEEGGFQGLADQLSPPSRTHTLSLDLSPMKLPCPDLPSSSMADTSFSSLGSELKPAASLHPASHDASLENLFVPLIEITPSSVCPLTVYDRNGFKAMLHFSRDLAPGRPDVLVMVLSMLSTSAQPIKDIVFQAAVPKTMKIKLQPASGSELPAFNPLLPPAVVSQVLLLANPHKDPIRLRYKLAFRQGVQPFREAGELTGFPEAELWGRS; encoded by the exons ATGGCTGGCACCGGGGAGCTGGAGCAGTGGCTCA ATAAAGCCACTGACCCAAGTATCCCCGAGGAAAACTGGGAGTGCATCCAGAAGTTCTGTGAGCAGGTGAAGACCGAGGCAGAAGG CCCATCCCTTGCATTGCGGCTGCTGGCACATAAAATACAGTCACCTCAGGAGATGGAAGCTCTCCATGCTCTCACA tactATGGAACCTGGTCTTCAGAAAAAGTCAAGTCAAGAGTTACAGAAGTAATATTCAGTTGGACAGTCTGGTTTCCTCAGGAAGTTAAAATCCGGGATGCTTATCAGATGCTGAAGAAACAAG GGATTGTAAAAGAAGACCCCAAAGTGCCAGAAGACAAAATTTTACCTCCCCCTTCTCCAAGACCTCAGAATTCAATTTTTGACACAGTTGAAGAGAAATCAAAG CTCTTGGCAAGGCTTCTGAAGAGCAGCCACCCTGCAGACCTGCAGGCTGCCAACCGTCTGATCAAGAGCATCATCAGAGAG GAACAAGAAAAGTCAGCCAAGGTGTCCAGAAGAGTGGATACCATCCGTGAGGTTTCTGAGAATGCTAAACAGATGGATGAATTGCTGGAAAAATACAAGAGACAAGAATTATCCAAATCCGACCAGGAGACCCTAGAG ACTCTGTTTCAGCGCTGTGAGAAGCTCCGGCCGCTGCTCTTCCGCCTGGCCAGCGAGACAGTCGAGGACGACGAGGCTCTAG ctgagatCCTGCAGGCCAATGACAAGCTCACACAGGTGCTCAGACAGTACAGGCAGGTTGTAGCCAGCCCTGAAGATGGTGGTGGAGGAGGTtcagccaccagctctgctgatgcACCAG CCTGCCAGCCAGTCCCACAGCACGTGAGGAGCTACACACTGATTGACTTCTCAGAACTGGAGGTGACATCCCAGTGTCCTGTAGATCAGTTTGCAAACACAACCACCAcctcccagcagggcagcaccacCTCCACCTGTCTACTCAATGAGGAGCTGAAGGCTTTAG GTCTCAGCAACTCTCCTGTTGTACAGAAGCCACCGCCTGATTTTGGCTTAGCAGAG GCTGCTGCACACAATGGACATGGTGAAACCATAAGTGCTGTTCAGACATGGGgactgcaggagagctgggaggagagctGTGCAGAGGAGGGTGGATTCCAGGGCCTGGCTGATCAGCTCTCTCCACCGTCCAGGACACACACATTATCCTT ggaTTTATCACCAATGAAATTGCCCTGTCCAGACCTTCCAAGTAGCTCAATGGCAGACACTTCATTCTCCAGCTTAGGCTCTGAGCTGAAGCCTGCTGCCTCTTTGCATCCAGCTTCCCATGATGCTTCTCTAGAAAACCTTTTTGTCCCTTTAATTGAAATTACACCAA GCAGTGTCTGTCCACTCACGGTGTATGACAGGAATGGTTTCAAGGCTATGCTCCACTTCTCCAGAGACCTGGCTCCTGGCCGACCAGATGTGCTGGTGATGGTTCTTTCCATGCTGAGCACATCAGCTCAACCAATTAAGGACATAGTGTTCCAAGCTGCAGTCCCAAAG accATGAAAATAAAGTTACAGCCAGCATCTGGCTCTGAGCTGCCTGCCTTCAACCCCCTTCTGCCCCCAGCAGTGGTATCCCAGGTCCTGCTGCTTGCCAATCCACACAAG GATCCCATCCGACTGAGGTACAAGCTGGCCTTCAGGCAAGGTGTGCAGCCCTTcagggaggctggagagctgacTGGCTTcccagaagcagagctgtggggcaggagctga